In Gimesia chilikensis, the following proteins share a genomic window:
- the frr gene encoding ribosome recycling factor, translating to MDQAEILLDAEERMDKAVHVFQGQLQGIRTGRATPGLVDSIRVDYYGSPTPLKQMANVSVPEPQQILIRPFDAQMVGEIAKAIQASDMGLAPNTDGRVVRLNIPPLSTERRRQLVSRVKELAEEARISIRNIRRDANKHADQSEKDKVMGEDERDDTKDQIQELTKKFEGKVNSMADAKEKDVMDE from the coding sequence ATGGACCAGGCAGAAATTTTACTCGACGCGGAAGAGAGAATGGACAAAGCGGTTCACGTATTTCAAGGTCAGCTGCAGGGGATTCGTACGGGGCGGGCCACGCCCGGTCTGGTGGATTCGATCCGCGTGGATTACTACGGTTCGCCGACTCCGTTGAAGCAGATGGCGAACGTGAGCGTTCCCGAGCCGCAGCAGATTCTGATTCGCCCCTTCGATGCCCAGATGGTGGGAGAGATTGCCAAAGCGATCCAGGCCAGCGATATGGGACTGGCACCGAATACCGATGGTCGCGTCGTGCGATTGAACATTCCCCCACTTTCGACAGAACGTCGTCGGCAGCTGGTCTCACGCGTGAAAGAGCTGGCTGAAGAAGCCCGGATTTCGATCCGCAACATCCGCCGGGATGCAAACAAGCATGCTGACCAGTCCGAAAAAGACAAAGTGATGGGGGAAGACGAACGGGACGATACCAAGGATCAGATCCAGGAACTGACCAAAAAGTTCGAAGGTAAAGTCAACAGCATGGCGGATGCGAAAGAAAAGGACGTGATGGACGAGTAG
- the queG gene encoding tRNA epoxyqueuosine(34) reductase QueG: MGKSAETTGKSLSQQSELIKRLAREVGFDLAGIAPAVTPTGYHSFLDWLNQGYAGEMSYLERRKEAYEHPRYVMSSVRSVLMLTLNYQTEAPPEVTGTEARVSRYAWGTTDYHKVIRKKLKQLSRLIREQYPDCETRGVVDTAPLLERDFAQLAGLGWIGKNTLLLNKREGSWFFLAGLLLSDELEYDEPQQTSHCGTCTRCLEACPTDAFVEAGTLDARKCISYLTIELRDQPIPAELRPGMQDWMFGCDVCQDVCPWNRKAPISGETAFQPVETFTPVDACELLTLDEAAFQERFQSTPMSRARRAGLLRNAAIVLGNRGDETAVQALLGVLNDEEPLIRGAAAWALGRLGAPTTVETLQTRLETETETDVIEELKQALSRLVS, encoded by the coding sequence ATGGGTAAGAGTGCCGAAACCACGGGGAAATCGTTGAGTCAGCAGAGTGAGCTGATCAAGCGACTGGCGCGCGAGGTCGGCTTTGATCTGGCCGGGATTGCGCCGGCGGTCACGCCCACTGGTTATCACAGCTTTCTGGACTGGCTGAACCAGGGATACGCGGGAGAGATGAGCTATCTCGAACGTCGTAAAGAGGCCTATGAACATCCACGCTATGTGATGAGTTCCGTGCGCAGTGTGCTGATGCTGACGTTGAATTATCAGACGGAAGCACCGCCCGAAGTGACGGGAACCGAGGCGCGGGTTTCGCGTTATGCCTGGGGGACGACCGACTATCACAAAGTGATTCGCAAGAAGCTGAAGCAGCTGTCGCGCTTGATTCGCGAGCAGTATCCCGATTGTGAAACGCGGGGTGTTGTCGATACTGCGCCGCTGCTGGAGCGGGACTTCGCTCAGTTGGCAGGACTGGGCTGGATTGGAAAGAACACGCTGCTGCTCAACAAGCGGGAGGGAAGCTGGTTTTTTCTGGCGGGGCTGCTGCTGAGTGATGAGCTGGAATATGACGAACCGCAACAAACAAGTCATTGTGGCACCTGCACGCGGTGCCTGGAAGCCTGTCCGACCGATGCGTTCGTGGAAGCAGGGACGCTGGATGCGCGGAAGTGCATTTCGTATCTGACGATTGAATTGCGAGATCAGCCGATCCCTGCAGAGTTACGACCGGGGATGCAGGACTGGATGTTTGGCTGTGATGTGTGTCAGGATGTCTGTCCCTGGAATCGGAAGGCACCGATCAGCGGAGAGACAGCGTTTCAGCCGGTCGAAACGTTTACCCCCGTCGATGCCTGCGAACTGCTGACACTGGATGAAGCTGCATTTCAGGAGCGGTTCCAGAGTACGCCGATGTCGCGGGCCCGTCGGGCGGGGTTGCTCCGGAATGCAGCCATCGTACTGGGGAACCGGGGAGACGAGACTGCAGTGCAGGCATTGTTGGGAGTACTCAATGATGAGGAGCCGTTGATTCGAGGAGCCGCGGCCTGGGCGCTGGGGCGACTGGGAGCTCCGACCACTGTGGAGACGCTCCAGACCCGTCTGGAAACTGAGACCGAAACAGATGTGATTGAGGAACTCAAGCAGGCACTCAGCAGGCTGGTGAGTTGA
- a CDS encoding CBS domain-containing protein, translated as MDKPVLAKDIMVTKLITLTPDMDVHEAIGKLLNHRISGAPVLDSERRLLGVFSERCCMDVLIKASYEQLPSTQIFPFIDTEPRCITEDTDLLTIAQIFQSTPTRRLPVVRDGNCLVGQISRRDLLKAELKHLQFKTNLPQEKNLLYLSGIMNREESPIA; from the coding sequence ATGGATAAGCCTGTACTCGCGAAAGACATTATGGTCACGAAGTTAATCACCTTAACTCCGGACATGGATGTACATGAAGCAATCGGGAAGCTGTTAAATCATCGGATTTCCGGTGCACCCGTATTGGATTCAGAACGCAGATTACTGGGTGTCTTTTCAGAACGGTGCTGCATGGATGTGCTGATTAAAGCCAGCTATGAGCAGTTGCCGTCAACGCAGATCTTTCCGTTTATCGATACGGAACCGCGGTGTATCACGGAAGACACGGATCTGTTGACCATTGCGCAGATTTTTCAGAGCACGCCGACACGTCGTCTGCCGGTCGTCCGCGATGGAAACTGCCTGGTTGGCCAGATCAGTCGCCGTGATCTGTTGAAGGCGGAACTGAAACATCTGCAGTTCAAGACCAATCTGCCTCAGGAGAAAAACCTGTTGTATCTGAGTGGCATTATGAACCGGGAAGAGTCGCCGATTGCCTGA
- the pnpS gene encoding two-component system histidine kinase PnpS yields the protein MWSSRLFWKLFLVYAGLNIASAIVFVLIVSGRQKTQVEDQVQQRLHDSAVIMRSSMEGVFDRGFSEQLQIKVEKLGAETGTRITLIDMDGVVIADSDQSSLQLVRDMENHKNRVEVIKALATGSGTSERRSPTLSEPMKYYALLYRHDGEPKGVVRVSITMSKIQLEIASIEKLIWSIALLVSFTVMLITYWVVARMIRPLTILTNAAESIANGDYDQKLYFPQHDELGILAQSFNHMSKEMAERVRQLQASGDRLSTVLEGMVEGVIATNERQHVLFANESAGRLLFFSPEEAQGKPLFESVRNHQLQKAVTEVLKTLEPQRMEVELESTSDRILGVTTTPLPGTPCPGLVIVLFDMTELRRLESLRQEFVANVSHELKTPLSSIKAYTETLIRGAMDDPEISKTFLMRIEEQADRLHQLILDLISLASIESGNQVFDIISIELRPFVESCLVDQQTVAESKQIELIIEEQEPGLRVKADEEGLHQILGNLINNAIKYTPEQGTITIRWQRDEGNMVLLQVQDTGIGIEEKHLARLFERFFRVDKARSRELGGTGLGLSIVKHLVQSFNGTIGVTSKVGTGTTFSVRLPRG from the coding sequence ATGTGGTCTTCGCGTCTGTTCTGGAAACTGTTCCTGGTTTATGCCGGTCTGAATATTGCTTCCGCGATTGTGTTTGTGCTGATTGTTTCGGGACGTCAGAAGACCCAGGTGGAAGACCAGGTACAGCAGCGTCTGCACGACTCAGCGGTGATCATGCGGAGCAGCATGGAGGGGGTCTTCGACAGAGGATTCTCTGAGCAGCTGCAGATCAAAGTTGAGAAGCTGGGGGCGGAAACCGGCACGCGGATTACGCTGATCGACATGGACGGTGTGGTGATTGCCGATTCGGATCAGAGTTCACTGCAACTGGTCCGCGACATGGAAAACCACAAAAACCGGGTGGAAGTCATCAAAGCGCTGGCCACGGGTTCGGGGACTTCCGAACGGAGAAGTCCGACACTGAGTGAGCCCATGAAGTATTATGCGCTCTTGTACAGGCATGATGGCGAGCCTAAGGGGGTGGTGCGTGTTTCGATCACGATGTCCAAAATTCAGCTGGAGATCGCGTCGATTGAAAAGCTGATCTGGAGTATTGCGCTACTGGTCAGCTTTACCGTGATGTTGATTACCTATTGGGTGGTCGCCCGCATGATCCGTCCCCTGACGATTCTGACCAACGCAGCCGAGTCGATTGCCAATGGGGATTACGATCAGAAACTGTATTTTCCCCAGCATGATGAACTGGGAATCCTTGCCCAGTCCTTCAACCATATGAGCAAGGAGATGGCCGAACGCGTGCGTCAGCTGCAGGCGAGCGGTGATCGTCTGAGTACAGTGCTGGAGGGGATGGTCGAAGGCGTGATCGCGACCAATGAACGACAGCATGTGCTGTTTGCCAACGAGTCGGCGGGGCGGTTGTTGTTTTTCTCGCCGGAAGAGGCACAGGGAAAGCCGCTATTTGAATCGGTGCGAAATCATCAGCTGCAAAAGGCGGTGACAGAGGTATTAAAAACCCTGGAACCCCAGCGGATGGAAGTGGAACTCGAGAGTACCAGCGATCGAATTCTGGGGGTGACCACGACACCGCTGCCCGGCACTCCCTGTCCGGGGCTGGTGATTGTGTTATTTGACATGACCGAATTACGGAGGCTGGAATCATTACGTCAGGAGTTCGTCGCGAATGTCTCACATGAATTGAAGACGCCTTTGAGTTCCATCAAGGCGTACACCGAGACCCTGATCCGGGGCGCGATGGATGATCCGGAGATCAGCAAAACTTTTCTGATGCGGATCGAAGAACAGGCAGACCGTCTGCACCAGTTGATTCTCGACTTGATCAGCCTGGCGAGTATCGAATCAGGAAATCAGGTCTTCGATATTATCAGCATCGAGCTGCGTCCCTTTGTTGAGTCCTGCCTGGTAGATCAGCAGACTGTGGCGGAATCGAAGCAGATCGAACTGATTATTGAAGAGCAGGAGCCCGGTTTGCGGGTCAAAGCTGACGAAGAAGGCTTGCACCAGATCCTGGGGAACCTGATCAACAACGCAATTAAGTACACGCCGGAGCAGGGAACGATTACGATTCGCTGGCAGCGTGATGAAGGAAACATGGTGTTACTGCAGGTCCAGGATACCGGGATCGGGATTGAGGAGAAGCATCTGGCCCGTCTGTTCGAGCGATTCTTCCGGGTCGACAAAGCGCGTTCGCGTGAGCTGGGTGGAACCGGGCTGGGGCTCTCAATTGTGAAGCATCTTGTACAATCGTTTAATGGTACGATTGGTGTGACCAGTAAGGTCGGGACAGGAACGACGTTTTCTGTCCGTCTCCCCCGTGGCTGA
- a CDS encoding ExeA family protein: MYQSYWNLQSGPFEEKMDAGYFYESHPHQAGLLKLQYLVENRKGAGLLVGNPGSGKSYLCHVLKSQLAERHQPFVQLVFPQLSPVELISYLAVELGAEEAGIEPGVTGKDRIIRALHRQLQLLCDQGAQPVIVIDEAHLIADQRIFETLHQLLNFQQTSDVDFTLLLVGDRLLLSHLQRSAQLDDRISVRCLLRPFSAEETQRYVEHRLQVAGRTEPVFEASAFQTLFELTQGNPRKINRLCDLGLLVGYADELPLITSDVLEAVSEELVTSIPD; this comes from the coding sequence ATGTATCAGAGTTACTGGAATCTGCAGAGCGGCCCTTTCGAAGAAAAGATGGACGCTGGGTATTTTTATGAGAGCCACCCGCATCAGGCTGGACTGTTGAAGTTGCAATACCTGGTGGAGAACCGCAAGGGAGCCGGTCTGCTGGTCGGGAACCCGGGCAGCGGGAAATCCTACCTGTGCCACGTGCTGAAAAGTCAGCTTGCAGAGCGGCATCAGCCGTTCGTACAACTGGTCTTTCCCCAGCTTTCACCTGTCGAGTTGATTTCATATCTCGCGGTTGAGTTAGGAGCAGAAGAGGCGGGCATCGAGCCGGGAGTGACTGGGAAGGATCGCATCATCCGCGCCCTGCATCGACAGTTACAGCTGCTTTGTGATCAGGGGGCACAGCCCGTGATCGTGATCGATGAAGCACATCTGATTGCAGACCAGCGAATTTTCGAGACACTGCATCAGCTGCTCAATTTTCAGCAGACCTCCGATGTCGACTTCACGCTGTTGCTGGTAGGAGACCGGTTGTTGTTGAGTCACCTGCAACGTTCCGCTCAGCTGGATGACCGTATTTCGGTCCGCTGTCTGCTCAGACCGTTTTCTGCAGAAGAGACACAACGGTACGTTGAGCATCGTCTACAGGTCGCCGGCCGGACCGAACCGGTGTTCGAAGCGTCTGCATTCCAGACGTTGTTCGAACTGACGCAGGGGAATCCGCGCAAGATCAATCGCCTGTGTGACCTGGGACTGCTGGTCGGTTATGCCGACGAGCTACCGCTGATTACGTCAGACGTTCTGGAAGCGGTTTCAGAAGAACTCGTGACATCCATTCCAGACTGA
- the dapB gene encoding 4-hydroxy-tetrahydrodipicolinate reductase has product MGDQLLVGVNGASGRMGQRVAVLVYQDPDLKLGAALESDTSPALGKDVGEVAGIGPIGLNITSELTDRVDVIIDFSLPSGLVKIAGVCAERQIPLVAATTGLTPEQRNEVLTASQTTPLILAPNMSVAVNLMMKLVREAAHSLKNTPSGVDVEIIERHHRFKEDAPSGTALHFGEIIADEMGQTEHVHGREGRPGPRPVCEIGYHALRTGDNVGEHTIVFGMMGETIDLTVRGHTRDSYVYGALMAAKYLTTQKAGLYTMADVLGLN; this is encoded by the coding sequence ATGGGCGATCAACTTCTTGTCGGAGTCAATGGAGCCAGCGGTCGGATGGGACAGCGGGTGGCTGTGCTCGTATATCAGGATCCGGATCTGAAACTGGGGGCTGCCCTGGAATCGGATACTTCTCCCGCCCTGGGTAAAGATGTGGGTGAAGTGGCCGGCATCGGCCCTATTGGACTGAACATTACGTCTGAGTTGACCGACCGCGTGGATGTGATCATCGACTTCTCCCTGCCGTCCGGACTGGTGAAAATCGCCGGGGTCTGTGCTGAACGGCAGATTCCGCTGGTTGCTGCTACCACGGGATTGACGCCGGAACAGCGCAACGAAGTGCTGACGGCTTCACAGACCACTCCCCTGATTCTGGCCCCCAATATGAGCGTGGCTGTGAATCTGATGATGAAGCTGGTGCGGGAAGCCGCCCATTCGCTGAAGAATACTCCCAGTGGAGTGGACGTAGAAATCATTGAGCGGCATCACCGGTTTAAGGAAGATGCACCCAGTGGGACCGCATTGCATTTTGGTGAAATCATTGCCGACGAGATGGGCCAAACCGAACACGTTCACGGACGCGAAGGGCGTCCCGGTCCGCGTCCGGTCTGTGAAATCGGCTATCACGCATTGCGGACCGGTGACAATGTGGGAGAGCATACGATTGTCTTCGGCATGATGGGTGAGACCATCGACCTCACAGTCCGCGGCCATACCCGTGACAGCTATGTTTATGGCGCCCTGATGGCCGCCAAATATCTGACAACCCAGAAGGCGGGTCTGTATACAATGGCGGATGTGCTGGGCCTGAACTAA
- a CDS encoding phosphoglycerate kinase, translating into MAKKTIENVDVAGKTVLMRVDFNVPLDDDLNITDDRRVRMALPSIKSVIDRGGRLILMSHLGRPKGDAGDAKFSLKPTAACLGKLLDQDVAFATDTVGDDAKAKVAALEDGQVLILENLRFNDGEKKGDAAFAGALAAFADIYCNDAFGTCHRTDASMVAVPEAMDGKPKVVGFLVSKEIQYLSDAIANPQRPFVAILGGAKVSDKINVINNLLGICDKVLIGGAMAYTFSLAQGGQVGDSLVEKDKVELAKELIAKGGDKLMLPVDTHCGDDFNSNCNKQVVKAGEIPDGFEGLDIGPESAKLFAETVKSAKTVVWNGPMGVFEMPPFDEGTKAVAQAIADSNATSIIGGGDSAAAIQQLGFADQVSHVSTGGGASLAMLEGQEFAAVNLLDEA; encoded by the coding sequence ATGGCAAAGAAAACAATTGAAAACGTAGACGTAGCGGGTAAGACCGTATTGATGCGTGTCGACTTTAACGTTCCGCTGGATGACGATCTGAATATTACCGATGATCGCCGGGTGCGGATGGCTCTGCCTTCGATCAAGTCCGTTATCGATCGTGGCGGTCGCCTGATTCTGATGAGTCACCTGGGACGTCCCAAGGGGGATGCCGGTGATGCGAAATTCAGCCTGAAACCAACCGCTGCCTGCCTGGGTAAGCTGCTGGATCAGGACGTCGCCTTCGCGACGGATACAGTTGGCGACGATGCGAAGGCAAAGGTCGCTGCCCTGGAAGATGGCCAGGTGCTGATCCTGGAGAACCTGCGGTTCAACGATGGTGAGAAAAAAGGGGATGCCGCTTTCGCAGGTGCGCTGGCTGCCTTCGCTGATATCTACTGCAACGACGCTTTTGGTACCTGCCACCGGACCGATGCTTCGATGGTTGCAGTTCCGGAAGCCATGGACGGTAAGCCGAAAGTAGTTGGCTTCCTGGTATCGAAAGAAATTCAATACCTGTCCGATGCGATTGCGAATCCTCAGCGTCCGTTCGTGGCGATTCTGGGGGGAGCGAAAGTCTCTGACAAGATCAACGTGATTAACAACCTGCTGGGTATCTGCGACAAGGTGCTTATCGGTGGTGCGATGGCTTACACGTTCTCGCTGGCCCAGGGAGGTCAGGTTGGTGACAGTCTGGTAGAAAAGGACAAGGTCGAGCTGGCAAAAGAGCTGATCGCCAAAGGGGGCGACAAACTGATGCTGCCGGTCGACACACACTGTGGCGACGACTTTAACAGCAACTGCAACAAGCAGGTTGTGAAAGCCGGTGAAATCCCTGACGGTTTCGAGGGACTGGACATCGGACCGGAATCAGCGAAACTGTTTGCTGAGACAGTGAAGTCCGCTAAAACAGTGGTCTGGAACGGACCGATGGGTGTGTTCGAAATGCCGCCGTTCGATGAAGGAACCAAAGCGGTTGCCCAGGCGATCGCAGACAGCAATGCAACCAGCATCATCGGTGGTGGTGACAGTGCCGCCGCGATCCAGCAGCTCGGTTTTGCCGATCAGGTCTCGCATGTGAGTACCGGCGGTGGTGCCAGCCTGGCGATGCTGGAAGGTCAGGAGTTTGCAGCTGTGAATCTGCTGGATGAAGCCTGA
- a CDS encoding AAA family ATPase, which translates to MSQRVEIDGVGLHLGRPDQTVSDWIGQHEALKQLLACWLVIDEKDMPLTPRLVGTPGIGKTSLAIAGARTREQELYIYQCTADTRPEDLLVTPVLAESGKITYHASPLVSAMIRGGICVLDEGNRMNEKSWASLAPLLDHRRYIESIVAGVTIPAHPDFRCAVTMNEDESTFEIPDYILSRLQPSITLEHPNREDEKMILHYHLPFADEHMLDLTVDFLQQSHSLKLDFSTRDGINVLRLALKRAAQDKEHPLSKDTIWLESLKSCLGDDALDLESLSEKRQQNLGGNMMPMGLGDFFFSPDNPLHPDRDDDDFEDFEDDEDDDNY; encoded by the coding sequence ATGTCACAACGCGTGGAAATCGATGGTGTCGGACTGCATCTGGGACGGCCGGACCAGACCGTCAGCGACTGGATCGGACAACATGAAGCACTCAAGCAGTTGCTCGCCTGCTGGCTGGTGATCGACGAAAAAGATATGCCACTCACACCACGACTGGTAGGCACACCCGGTATCGGAAAAACATCGCTGGCTATCGCAGGCGCACGCACGCGCGAGCAGGAACTCTACATCTATCAATGTACTGCAGACACACGACCTGAAGACCTGCTGGTCACCCCGGTACTCGCCGAAAGCGGGAAGATCACTTATCACGCATCCCCACTCGTCAGTGCCATGATTCGTGGCGGCATCTGTGTGCTCGATGAAGGCAACCGCATGAATGAAAAATCATGGGCCAGCCTCGCACCACTGCTCGATCATCGGCGCTATATCGAATCCATTGTCGCCGGCGTCACAATTCCCGCACATCCCGATTTCCGCTGTGCGGTCACCATGAACGAGGATGAGTCCACCTTCGAAATCCCCGACTACATCCTCAGTCGTCTGCAGCCCAGCATCACCCTCGAACATCCGAACCGCGAAGATGAGAAAATGATCCTGCACTATCATCTCCCCTTCGCCGATGAGCATATGCTCGACCTGACCGTCGACTTCCTGCAGCAGTCACACAGCCTGAAACTCGATTTCTCAACCCGCGATGGCATCAACGTGCTGCGACTGGCACTCAAACGTGCCGCCCAGGATAAAGAACACCCCCTCAGCAAAGACACCATCTGGCTCGAGTCCCTGAAGAGCTGCCTGGGTGATGATGCCCTCGACCTCGAATCTCTCTCAGAAAAGCGTCAGCAGAATCTGGGTGGCAACATGATGCCGATGGGGCTGGGAGACTTCTTCTTCTCCCCGGATAACCCCCTGCATCCGGATCGGGATGATGACGATTTCGAAGACTTCGAGGATGACGAAGACGACGACAACTATTAA
- the tuf gene encoding elongation factor Tu, producing the protein MVHKVHVNVGTIGHIDHGKTTLTAAILKVQAQRGLARVKSYQEIARGGIERDKNKTVTILASHVKYETDKRTYAHIDCPGHADYIKNMISGAAQMDGAVLLVSAADGPMPQTREHILLARQVGVPYLVVFLNKCDLVDDPELIELVELELREMLTHYGFAGDEVPFIYGSAKLADARPDDPEASRCIHELLETLDTYVPDPQRLTDRPFLMSVENVFSIMGRGSVVTGKIEQGQIRPGDAVEIVGLCEETRTDVVTSVESFNALVDTGYAGDNVGCLLRKTNYAEVSRGQVLAAVGTVTPYRNFEAEVYVLKKEEGGRHTPFFDGYTPQFFFRTTNVTGTARVEGQADLAMPGDGVTLNVMLNQPIALAEGDRFAIREGSKTVGSGVVTRVIA; encoded by the coding sequence ATGGTTCATAAAGTTCATGTGAATGTGGGAACGATCGGTCATATCGATCATGGAAAGACAACGCTGACAGCTGCGATCTTGAAGGTGCAGGCACAGCGTGGTCTGGCGCGTGTCAAGTCGTACCAGGAGATCGCCCGCGGTGGTATCGAACGCGATAAAAACAAGACTGTGACGATCCTGGCGTCGCATGTGAAATACGAAACGGACAAGCGGACGTACGCGCACATCGACTGTCCGGGACACGCGGATTACATCAAGAACATGATTTCCGGTGCGGCCCAGATGGATGGTGCGGTGCTGCTGGTCTCTGCCGCCGACGGTCCGATGCCCCAGACACGCGAGCACATTCTGCTGGCGCGGCAGGTGGGTGTTCCGTACCTGGTCGTATTTCTCAACAAGTGTGATCTGGTGGATGATCCGGAGCTGATCGAACTGGTGGAGCTGGAGCTGCGAGAAATGTTGACGCATTACGGCTTCGCCGGAGATGAAGTTCCCTTTATCTACGGTTCCGCGAAACTGGCCGATGCACGACCGGATGATCCTGAGGCCTCCCGGTGTATCCACGAACTGCTGGAGACGCTCGATACCTACGTGCCGGATCCGCAGAGGCTGACAGACAGGCCGTTTCTGATGTCGGTCGAAAACGTGTTCAGCATCATGGGCCGCGGGTCTGTGGTGACGGGTAAGATCGAACAGGGGCAGATCCGTCCCGGCGATGCGGTCGAGATTGTCGGTCTGTGTGAAGAGACTCGCACTGATGTTGTGACTTCGGTGGAGTCGTTCAACGCACTGGTTGATACGGGCTATGCCGGCGACAACGTGGGTTGCCTGTTGAGAAAGACGAACTACGCAGAGGTTTCGCGGGGTCAGGTGCTGGCAGCAGTTGGCACCGTGACGCCGTATCGAAACTTCGAAGCGGAAGTTTATGTGTTGAAAAAGGAAGAAGGGGGACGGCATACGCCTTTTTTTGATGGCTATACGCCCCAGTTTTTCTTTCGTACGACGAACGTCACGGGAACCGCACGGGTGGAAGGCCAGGCAGATCTGGCCATGCCCGGCGATGGTGTGACACTGAACGTGATGCTCAACCAGCCGATCGCGCTGGCTGAGGGGGACCGGTTTGCGATACGCGAAGGCAGCAAAACGGTCGGTTCGGGAGTGGTCACACGCGTGATTGCCTGA
- a CDS encoding phytanoyl-CoA dioxygenase family protein — protein MVTSLFSNEEVERFQRDGFVVVESLFSEEEVALLGQIGRADLAMQQVTFSRADGEGGAVKLSVENEVGDDIYGAIAAGHRVVDRMEELLGDEVYHYHHKMIQKEAKVGGAWAWHQDYGYWYNNGCLFPDMASCMIAVDRATQENGCLQVLKGSHLMGRMNHGKVGDQTGADPERVAAACERFELVYCTLEPGSAIFFHSNLLHRSDQNKSDHPRWGFICCYNTKHNDPYKESRHPQYTPLTKRDDADVLKIGHAQWEQMQADSSL, from the coding sequence ATGGTGACGTCGTTATTCTCAAATGAAGAAGTCGAGCGGTTTCAGCGTGACGGATTTGTGGTCGTGGAATCGTTATTCAGCGAGGAAGAAGTAGCGCTGCTGGGGCAGATTGGTCGGGCAGACCTGGCGATGCAGCAGGTGACTTTCAGCCGGGCTGACGGAGAAGGGGGCGCGGTCAAACTGAGCGTGGAGAACGAAGTCGGCGATGACATCTACGGTGCGATTGCCGCCGGTCACCGGGTTGTGGACCGGATGGAAGAACTGCTGGGAGATGAAGTCTATCACTACCACCATAAGATGATCCAGAAAGAAGCGAAGGTGGGTGGTGCCTGGGCATGGCACCAGGATTACGGATACTGGTACAACAACGGTTGCCTGTTTCCGGATATGGCCAGCTGTATGATTGCCGTCGACCGGGCGACCCAGGAGAACGGTTGCCTGCAGGTGCTTAAAGGAAGCCATCTGATGGGGCGGATGAATCATGGCAAGGTGGGTGACCAGACCGGCGCAGATCCGGAGCGGGTGGCTGCGGCCTGCGAGCGGTTTGAACTCGTGTATTGCACGTTGGAACCGGGTTCGGCGATCTTCTTTCACTCCAATCTGCTCCACCGCTCAGATCAGAATAAAAGCGACCATCCACGATGGGGATTCATCTGTTGCTACAACACGAAGCACAACGATCCTTACAAAGAATCGCGACACCCTCAGTACACACCGCTGACGAAACGGGATGATGCAGACGTATTAAAAATCGGTCATGCCCAGTGGGAACAGATGCAGGCAGATTCATCGCTGTGA